The proteins below come from a single Aegilops tauschii subsp. strangulata cultivar AL8/78 chromosome 6, Aet v6.0, whole genome shotgun sequence genomic window:
- the LOC109775028 gene encoding uncharacterized protein isoform X2, translating to MASELGLAPPAKRPLAAAPTTITGIGDDLLRGIFLLLPSLPSLVRAALACRTFLGAVRSSPAFRGRFLALHPPQLLGFFICPSRIASHPFVPSRGRSDPDLAAAVRGADFFLTRLPEDGGSSRGWHFETCYGGYAVLLNQTTDQVAAYNPLTQALHLFPQPAADKILFRGLPEYYFFSEEDQGVLRMVCVQHRNTSWQVPARIAVYSPATSSEWQILPWVETPPPLQPEEDGQKVITFYPGTQVKGFVYWKHTSQAYVLILNTATLQFSRVDLPPFFEEIETVQFMLGQTKDGELCMVGADDNDGKTGMLVVCVWRADEHGVEKWMLEHTFALSIFIDATEDDSTVQVDAIIDGYVYLSTKYSGQAESLLSFCLETAKLTKLFDGTYTSPSHPYIMAWPSSLVDNKASPCSKIPVYRRMVKAKSSGRGGGDPEFSYQEFRTHKAARASSTGGLLSITEEDVSEDEQNELTDIERQ from the exons ATGGCCTCAGAACTAGGGCTAGCGCCGCCGGCGAAGCGCCCGCTAGCGGCGGCACCCACCACCATCACCGGTATCGGCGACGACCTCCTCCGCGGGATCTTCCTCCTGCTTCCGTCCCTCCCGAGCCTCGTCCGCGCCGCCCTCGCCTGCCGCACCTTCCTCGGCGCCGTCCGGTCGTCCCCCGCCTTCCGCGGCCGCTTCCTGGCGCTCCACCCGCCCCAGCTCCTCGGCTTCTTCATCTGCCCCAGCCGCATCGCCAGCCACCCCTTCGTCCCCTCCCGCGGCCGCTCCGACccggacctcgccgccgccgtccgcggCGCCGATTTCTTCCTCACCCGTCTCCCGGAGGACGGCGGTTCCTCCCGCGGGTGGCACTTCGAGACCTGCTACGGTGGCTACGCCGTCCTCCTCAACCAAACCACGGACCAGGTCGCTGCCTACAACCCCCTCACGCAGGCGCTGCATCTCTTCCCCCAGCCGGCCGCCGACAAGATCCTCTTCCGCGGCTTGCCTGAGTACTATTTCTTCTCCGAAGAGGACCAGGGAGTGCTCCGTATGGTCTGTGTCCAACACCGGAACACGTCGTGGCAAGTGCCGGCGCGCATCGCTGTCTACTCCCCGGCCACCAGCAGCGAGTGGCAGATTTTGCCGTGGGTGGAGACCCCGCCGCCGCTGCAGCCCGAGGAAGACGGTCAAAAGGTCATCACTTTTTACCCTGGTACGCAGGTGAAAGGATTCGTTTACTGGAAACACACGAGTCAAGCCTATGTACTCATTCTCAACACTGCGACACTGCAATTCTCGAGAGTGGATTTGCCGCCATTCTTTGAAGAGATAGAGACTGTGCAATTTATGCTTGGTCAGACCAAGGATGGGGAACTCTGTATGGTTGGCGCAGATGACAACGATGGAAAGACAGGAATGCTTGTTGTTTGCGTTTGGAGAGCTGATGAGCACGGTGTTGAGAAGTGGATGCTGGAACATACTTTTGCACTGAGTATATTTATTGATGCCACAGAGGATGATTCCACGGTGCAGGTTGATGCGATTATCGATGGCTATGTGTACCTGTCTACTAAGTATTCTGGGCAAGCTGAGTCCCTCCTATCCTTCTGCCTGGAAACAGCAAAGCTAACCAAGCTCTTTGATGGTACATACACAAGCCCGTCTCATCCCTACATCATGGCGTGGCCTTCTTCATTGGTAGACAACAAGGCAAGCCCGTGCTCGAAGATTCCG GTTTACAGAAGGATGGTGAAAGCAAAATCTTCTGGAAGGGGAGGCGGCGATCCAGAATTCAGCTATCAGGAGTTCAGGACCCATAAAGCTGCTCGTGCGTCCTCGACTGGTGGCTTACTGAGCATCACTGAAGAAGATGTGAGTGAAGATGAACAAAATGAGCTGACGGATATTGAGCGGCAGTAA
- the LOC109775028 gene encoding uncharacterized protein isoform X1 translates to MASELGLAPPAKRPLAAAPTTITGIGDDLLRGIFLLLPSLPSLVRAALACRTFLGAVRSSPAFRGRFLALHPPQLLGFFICPSRIASHPFVPSRGRSDPDLAAAVRGADFFLTRLPEDGGSSRGWHFETCYGGYAVLLNQTTDQVAAYNPLTQALHLFPQPAADKILFRGLPEYYFFSEEDQGVLRMVCVQHRNTSWQVPARIAVYSPATSSEWQILPWVETPPPLQPEEDGQKVITFYPGTQVKGFVYWKHTSQAYVLILNTATLQFSRVDLPPFFEEIETVQFMLGQTKDGELCMVGADDNDGKTGMLVVCVWRADEHGVEKWMLEHTFALSIFIDATEDDSTVQVDAIIDGYVYLSTKYSGQAESLLSFCLETAKLTKLFDGTYTSPSHPYIMAWPSSLVDNKASPCSKIPIMYQYEDAMWKANIPLKIKDILWLIWHNVIATKDSMRRINWIGDYICSFCGENESIHHLFFACLAASYMWSSICNTMGLYDRPYMLHTILYLGRR, encoded by the exons ATGGCCTCAGAACTAGGGCTAGCGCCGCCGGCGAAGCGCCCGCTAGCGGCGGCACCCACCACCATCACCGGTATCGGCGACGACCTCCTCCGCGGGATCTTCCTCCTGCTTCCGTCCCTCCCGAGCCTCGTCCGCGCCGCCCTCGCCTGCCGCACCTTCCTCGGCGCCGTCCGGTCGTCCCCCGCCTTCCGCGGCCGCTTCCTGGCGCTCCACCCGCCCCAGCTCCTCGGCTTCTTCATCTGCCCCAGCCGCATCGCCAGCCACCCCTTCGTCCCCTCCCGCGGCCGCTCCGACccggacctcgccgccgccgtccgcggCGCCGATTTCTTCCTCACCCGTCTCCCGGAGGACGGCGGTTCCTCCCGCGGGTGGCACTTCGAGACCTGCTACGGTGGCTACGCCGTCCTCCTCAACCAAACCACGGACCAGGTCGCTGCCTACAACCCCCTCACGCAGGCGCTGCATCTCTTCCCCCAGCCGGCCGCCGACAAGATCCTCTTCCGCGGCTTGCCTGAGTACTATTTCTTCTCCGAAGAGGACCAGGGAGTGCTCCGTATGGTCTGTGTCCAACACCGGAACACGTCGTGGCAAGTGCCGGCGCGCATCGCTGTCTACTCCCCGGCCACCAGCAGCGAGTGGCAGATTTTGCCGTGGGTGGAGACCCCGCCGCCGCTGCAGCCCGAGGAAGACGGTCAAAAGGTCATCACTTTTTACCCTGGTACGCAGGTGAAAGGATTCGTTTACTGGAAACACACGAGTCAAGCCTATGTACTCATTCTCAACACTGCGACACTGCAATTCTCGAGAGTGGATTTGCCGCCATTCTTTGAAGAGATAGAGACTGTGCAATTTATGCTTGGTCAGACCAAGGATGGGGAACTCTGTATGGTTGGCGCAGATGACAACGATGGAAAGACAGGAATGCTTGTTGTTTGCGTTTGGAGAGCTGATGAGCACGGTGTTGAGAAGTGGATGCTGGAACATACTTTTGCACTGAGTATATTTATTGATGCCACAGAGGATGATTCCACGGTGCAGGTTGATGCGATTATCGATGGCTATGTGTACCTGTCTACTAAGTATTCTGGGCAAGCTGAGTCCCTCCTATCCTTCTGCCTGGAAACAGCAAAGCTAACCAAGCTCTTTGATGGTACATACACAAGCCCGTCTCATCCCTACATCATGGCGTGGCCTTCTTCATTGGTAGACAACAAGGCAAGCCCGTGCTCGAAGATTCCG ATTATGTATCAGTACGAGGATGCAATGTGGAAAGCCAATATCCCTCTAAAAATTAAAGATATACTATGGCTGATTTGGCACAATGTGATTGCCACAAAAGACAGTATGAGAAGAATAAACTGGATTGGGGATTATATTTGTAGCTTTTGTGGGGAGAACGAATCTATTCATCATCTCTTCTTTGCCTGTTTGGCTGCATCATACATGTGGAGCTCTATTTGCAATACTATGGGTCTATATGATAGACCTTACATGCTTCACACAATACTTTACTTGGGTCGCAGATAA